In the Arthrobacter zhaoxinii genome, one interval contains:
- a CDS encoding DUF2776 domain-containing protein, with protein sequence MNRTISVIFRAIPLLMGAVCLSFGLYILAGRNDASHFVAGHVNVGLTAICYALFTTAATIIRQLIDRYGRVWRIILPLSGYVAAAAAIIWGIVLANRDNTAENLTAGFVVIGIGFVAACVSTVAAASTKFTLIQSAQLLEPQGGPPEGAHSRAAGAVLLAVPVAAAVVGFSLATGLLVRGDTPGFVAGHVLTGLSVICTSLIALVASIVRQVRNEFSEGERSAWPWLVGAAGTVNVLLGLFVLFSSHEPYRLAPGCVLIGLGLICFSILSKVLLLALVWRRTFALANRIPLMPIGTALTCLFFAAFLFEAAGSDPAFFVPAHVLVGLGAVCFTLFSIVSILEAGTSE encoded by the coding sequence ATGAACCGTACAATAAGCGTCATTTTCCGCGCCATACCGCTTCTGATGGGCGCTGTCTGTCTGTCCTTCGGCCTCTACATCCTGGCCGGGCGGAACGATGCCAGTCACTTTGTCGCCGGACACGTCAACGTCGGGCTGACCGCCATCTGTTACGCACTGTTCACTACGGCGGCCACCATCATTCGGCAGCTCATCGACCGCTATGGGCGCGTGTGGAGGATCATCCTGCCGCTCTCCGGCTACGTGGCTGCTGCCGCCGCCATCATTTGGGGCATCGTTCTGGCCAACCGGGACAACACCGCGGAGAACCTCACGGCGGGCTTCGTGGTGATCGGCATCGGCTTCGTCGCCGCGTGCGTCAGCACCGTCGCGGCCGCATCCACAAAATTCACTCTCATCCAGTCAGCACAGTTGCTCGAGCCTCAGGGCGGCCCGCCGGAAGGTGCTCACTCCCGCGCCGCCGGCGCCGTGCTGCTCGCAGTTCCGGTTGCGGCCGCCGTCGTCGGTTTCTCCCTTGCGACCGGCCTGCTGGTGCGCGGAGATACTCCCGGATTCGTTGCCGGCCACGTCCTGACCGGCCTGTCGGTGATCTGCACGTCGCTGATCGCCCTGGTCGCGAGCATCGTGCGCCAGGTGCGCAACGAATTCAGCGAGGGCGAGCGTTCCGCCTGGCCCTGGCTCGTCGGCGCCGCGGGCACGGTCAATGTACTGCTCGGACTATTCGTGCTGTTCAGCTCACACGAGCCCTATCGGCTGGCCCCGGGATGTGTGCTGATCGGCCTCGGGCTGATCTGCTTCAGCATCCTGTCGAAGGTGCTGTTGCTCGCCCTCGTCTGGCGCCGCACGTTTGCCTTGGCCAACCGCATCCCGCTGATGCCCATCGGCACAGCGCTCACCTGCCTGTTCTTCGCCGCGTTCCTCTTTGAAGCCGCAGGCTCAGACCCGGCG